A genomic window from Silene latifolia isolate original U9 population chromosome Y, ASM4854445v1, whole genome shotgun sequence includes:
- the LOC141627473 gene encoding ATP-dependent Clp protease adapter protein CLPS1, chloroplastic-like, with amino-acid sequence MGTAIAGRLALLPNHLLNPIFGDKHTFCKGLYNHRGFFVAVAATGSTRGAGGVLEKPVIEKTTPGRESEFDLRKSRKMAPPYRVMLHNDNFNKREYVVQVLMKVIPGMTVDNAVNIMQEAHHNGLAVVIICAQADAEEHCTQLRGNGLLSSIEPASDGC; translated from the exons ATGGGAACTGCTATTGCTGGACGATTAGCTCTCCTCCCTAATCACCTTCTTAACCCTATTTTTG GGGATAAACATACTTTTTGTAAGGGACTGTACAACCACCGTGGCTTCTTTGTGGCTGTGGCAGCTACTGGATCAACTAGAGGAGCAGGAGGAGTATTGGAGAAGCCTGTAATAGAGAAAACCACGCCAGGACGTGAATCTGAATTTGATCTAAG GAAATCAAGAAAGATGGCCCCGCCATACCGTGTTATGTTGCACAACGACAACTTCAACAAAAGAGAATACGTGGTGCAAGTCCTGATGAAGGTCATACCCGGGATGACCGTGGACAATGCCGTGAACATAATGCAAGAAGCACACCACAATGGCTTAGCAGTGGTGATAATATGTGCACAGGCAGATGCTGAAGAACACTGTACCCAATTACGGGGCAATGGCCTTCTAAGCTCTATTGAACCTGCCAGTGATGGATGTTGA